A window of Cydia fagiglandana chromosome Z, ilCydFagi1.1, whole genome shotgun sequence genomic DNA:
cgttttacacaaaaataaaacgctaattaaataacttaccctattcggaacctaaagttttaatcctgcctggtgtaattttgagacaatgagttggaaatttgtttttgcgacaaccgccaaaaagcaaactgctgtgtggtgggagtgtgggagagagagggacgtatatgctagaaaaggacaatacgaccgacaacagggttgccattctcaatattattattaggttccgaatagggtaagttatttaattagcgttttatttttgtgtaaaacgctgtcatcaTAATCCAATGAGACGAGCATATTAAAACGAATAaattagataatttatttaatactaaGGTTCAAAGAGTGTAAATGCATTGGTTTCTGAACGTACTTCAACTCATCAAACTGTCAAAATATAAACGAGATTTACGAGATTTTGTTGTTTAGTTGAGTATTTATAACTTTAGAAGAAACtgcaattttaatattattataaaatggtATCGCCGATTTGTTATATAACTTTAGAAGAAACtgcaattttaatattattataaaatggtATCGCCGATTTGTTAAAAAATCAAACTACGTTTGCACCAACACTGCCTAAAGCATAGGTATGCTGTTAAACTATTGGAAACTTTTAAAATTACagttaaaaactttaaaaagtaACCTTGTTTAGATTCCTTTAGACATGGAGAAAACTAAATTCAAAGTAGAATCCGGAATACAATTATTAACAAGATTGTCCACCAAGAAAACTACAGTCGACAATTTCTACCCTAACTTGTTTCAATCGGGTCCGAAGCCAGGAGAAGTGATTGAAATATTTAGTAACAGAAGCTGTTCATTTCTGCTCATTGATATGATTATCGAAGCTGTACTTCCTATAAAATTTGGTGGTGCCGAAATAGGTGTTCTAATATTAAATACAGATGGTCACATTAGCTTACAAGCATTAACTGCAGCATTACAGAATAAACTTCACACACACAATGTTGGCCTTCATGAAGATGACTGTGCAAAGGTGCTAAATGATATGATTGATAATATTTTCATATTGGATGTTTTTGAAGCCACTCAACTATACACCACTTTCCAAAacctagaaaatattttaagaaaacataataatatttcacTGTGTGTGATTGATACACTGACAGCATTCTACTGGTCAGAACAGAGCTTTAAAATTACCAAGATGGATATCTATTTGAGAAATCTTCTTCGTATTGTTCAAAAAGCTGTGCAAGGCCATGAAGTGACTATATTATACACACGGCCAGAGTACTTTAACTCAAGCAAAGATTTGCTTGAGAACACTGAGGCTTGTGCTGACATCCCTACTACTGAAAAAGTGAATCACAGGATACAAGTGTTCCAAAATGAGGATGAAACCTTTACTGCAAATGTTAGAACATCTAGTGATGTTAccagaaaaaactttaaaatagaatttaataaaataagttgGTTGTAAGAAAAAGTCTGATAACAACTTCAGCTGTTTTTATTGTGCtgctattttttatgatttatgatctTACATTTTCTTCATGCACTTTTTGTAATTAAAGGAAAAGTATAGAAATTTTTTGCTTAAGAGCTAAAATAGTAGTCTTAATACATAGTATTACTAAGAGATCAATCATATAAAAGTTAAGAATAGGATGAGATTCAAAAGATTGATATTTCAATGATATACTATATCCTCCTCCTtccttaagcaggccactgacgagccttccaaaggattcatccaaatggacgccATGCTATTAttaaacaatgtatttttttgacattcacggaccgtttttggattgcagccacgctatttggactgttggaaggctcgtcagtgccCACCTCTAGAAATAAACTTATCAGTTTTGAAATTGATATTGTTATGATTAAAACCTACATAAAGTACATTACAAAGTTTTCATTTCAGATTGACTTCAGACATGTAAACATTATCACCTTACTTCTTAGTACTtacaatgaaaaaataaatgtgTGATACTACCCAGCATTTCCATTACAAATTTACTACTCTACCATGATAAATGTGCCTTGTAtactatttaattatttatgatgaacacatttttataaatatattttgatctTGTTGTAATAAACAATGTATCTACCTAAATATTATAAGcatcatatttttttctgtttgtGTTAAGGTAGAAAATTAAATGGATTAAAACACATCTGCCAGTCACAATCTAGATTTCAATGACCTGAAGATAGAGAACCTGAATTCTAcaaaattatataggtacccGTTTAAATGTTATGTCAGTATTCTGTTAACTTTATTTTGACCCGtcattttaaagtaaaaaaaatgtttgcacTGAATTTCAGGATATTGTTTTTATTGTAGGATGGCTAAATTTTCAATTCAACCGTTCTTCATGGATTTAGTATTTatacaaataatgtaaaatgttTCCAATCCATCTACATATACTTCTCATAGTTGAGATGGCCCTTTGAGTTAGTATCACACAATGAATTCAGGAATGATTCTAATATAAAATGATAGCATTACTGTGTTTTATTAACAAACCAGTTAACAATATAACTACCAAATATTGATCTAAGCCCTATATAAATATTTCTACTAATACCTATGATTAGATGTGATTATGTTTGTGCAAATAAACCTAAGATACAATGTAAGAATTGTGAATTCTAAAATTGTTACTTATAATGCTATTGACTATTCACTGTAATGTTACATCATTAAATAGATAATGTATGTGAATGCTACTAAACCATGACTGAAGTAATTAAGGTTTTCCCATTTACTGAGAGTATGATTATAAGAGTAGCCAGACTCCTGGACAGAGAATGATGCCTCAAACATTACTCCAAGATATGCAAGGTGTATTATTGTTGTTAAGGAAAATACAGTGTTGATAATGACAGCTAGGAAACTGTTCTTTTTGTGTCTGTGGTGGCATGCCTTTGTACATGGGTTAGCTAAGCAGCAGACTTCCAATGCTGATGCAACCTTGTATCTAAAGTTATATTCTACATATGAAAAGGTTCCAATGCTCAGCAGGACAGCAGCTAATTGGAAATTCAGACCGTGGAGCAATGAAGAGACCACATAAGTTGATAGGAGGGCCACAAAGTGCCCAAATGGTTGACATGTCCTAAACACATAATTCTTTAACCATTGATGCATGGGCATATTCCAGTACACTACTACTTGCACAAGAGATCTTGGAAGCTCAATAAAGAATGGTCTTGTGACAGTTAGTTCTGAGTGACAGTCATTCGTGAGGCCAAAACCAGCACTCAGCATTGTCACCACCGACATACTTGAAACAAAATAATGTGACATCCTGAAAGCTTGGGCATCTCGATAGGCAACCAACCATTTAGTTATATTATCTGGGACATACCAGGGAACAATGCAGtttgacaaaactaaaaaaagcaTTGATAGtgcaaaatttattaaaattaattttatccaCCTTCTTGATAAAAATTTTACATCAAGGTAAGTGCTGTAGGTATGGAAGGAGATCCATGGTCCAAGAATACAATTGGCAGGGCACATCATGTAACCGCCAAATTCAACAGGATTAATCATACTCTTAAAAAGATTTCTATCCAAATCTATAGCTACTGATATTATTTTCATTGCTGCTATCATTTGAATACCTCGAATCTGCTGCCACATCTTGGGATTGATCACATATACTTCACACAGTAGCAGGTAACCAATGGTAATGACAGAGATTATTACCCCTCTATGCTTCTTTGTCAAGTAGGATAGAGCCAGTATGATAATGTAGGAGCTGGCAGCCAGGCCCACCGTCCACACGAAGGCGGCGCCGACATTACAGTACAGCAGGAAGGTTCCGATGACAAGGGACACGCTGTGCCGCACGTTGTGTGGTATAGGCACGTACTGTATTATACAGCGCAAAATTATGTTCGCTATTATCAAGTCTTTTGCAAATCTAAGCCCCTCGTAGAGGGTTGGTTCGCCACACAATGTGATGTATGCCCAAGTGTTTTCTTCAATGTAATCATCCTCTTCATACATTATTTCTTCATCAATTTGATGTTATGTGCGAGTATCTGATGTACTTCtgattaaatattgtatttacAGCATACCGGCAAATCGCGTGCGTACGCGTAATTTATAACACATAATTATGAATGTCTAccttactaataaataaaacggCTTTGAATGCAACACTAGTAAAATCTTCTTTCTGAAGATAAGTACGGTTTTAAGGAATAAATatacttttttgtgtaaaaGATGGACATAAAAGACAATGGGTTCATTTTCATGGGCTGTCAAACATATTGACTCACGCGAAATAGAAAACCTAGAAAACGATAGGTGTCACTGTCTCGCACTCTTTCCATTTCGCAAATGGACAATTTTAAAAGTCGCAACAGGCTGCCGAACctaggtcgcggtgcggtgtaGTAGTCTGTTATAGCTTTATACGACGTTAAGTTGGTAGTACTTTTCTAGTATGAAATGAAAGAAATGAAATGTCACTGACATAAATCTACCTACTATGCGGGTCTAGCTTAATCTGTGGTGGTGCCCAATCTACTTTCTCACTCGCTTGTGTGGGCTTGTTTCCCAAATTTCGTATTTCATTGATATTAATCTAGGAATTAAGTGTTTAAATTAGTACTGAAGACgcgataaacatacattttaaaCTTAGTATAAGTAATGTGTATTTGAAGTGACCGAACAAAAGTAAATTTAGTCAATAAATCAGGCGACGCGCCGCCATATCATCTAGCGACGCGAATTTGTATGATTCAAGTGTGACATGGTGTAACCACATTATCATCGATTAAAGATGGCTAGTCCATCTCCTCAGAGCAGTCCAATGCCCCCGCCACAGGCGCCAAGTCCTATGGGGCCGCCTACGCAAAGCCCGGCGCCTCCTCAGTCGCCTCACAGCCCGTACAACCAGCAGCATGTGAACGGGCCGCCGACACCGCATCAAGCGGGAGCTCCTCAGGGTCAGATGTCGAACCACATGTCGCCCGGGCCGGCGCCTCACCCTATTGCATCTAACTCTAATGGGCCACCACAGCAACATCCTGGCATGCCGCCTAACTCGCATCAGATGCCGCCTCATATGGTTGGAGGGCATATGGGCAGTCCGGGACACGCCATGCCCACTGGCTCGCATCCCTCCGGTCCTAATGGCATGCCCGGTGGAGCACAGCATCCCAACATGCCCGGGCAAGGCCCACCCCATGGATATATGCAGCATCAAATTGGACATATGGCTCCAGGACAGGTATGCTGTAAACATTTATGTCATGATGCTACttcatttaaattaaacatCAAATGTGCATGCTAAATGTTTATTGAAATGTTTATGAAATCaaattataaatacatttaGTAGTAGTAACATGATGTTGCATTTTTGTCACACTGTCAATTGAATAGTGGCCCATAAAGATCAATAGTGAATGAAAGGATTTCATTTATTCCCCTTGCCAACTCATAATGCAATGGCCCAATATCAGATACTTCTGGCAAAACATTATCCAAGTTTGTCAAGTAGAAAGTAATTACCACAGGCACATTTAAATTCTCCTTAACCCAGTCTGCACAATTTCCAGTATAGTtaactgaaaaaaataaataataataatcaagAACAGGTAATTTGAAGATatagatagtttgtattattatttatagcttatttaatgttttatgtgTATTTGTGTGGTAGTAGCAAttagttcttcttcttctttccatccTGTTACCCCCTGAAGGGGTGTAGGGCATGAATTTTTTTCTTCCACTGACTCCGGTCCTGGGCAGCTTGGGTAGCGTCCTCCCACCCCATCCCCGTAGCAATTGGTTAGTGCTTAATATTTGTTTTAGATGTAGAACACCCAGACATACCAATAATAATATCTAATATTTTGTTTGAACACATTGTTAGCTCAATATATCTAAactgaaaattaaatttaaaatataattacacAGAAGATTCCTGGTAGTCCCATAGTAATAAGACTTGTTGAACCTTGCATTCAAGTCTCGAGTTGTTTGCCGTAGTATTTCCCTCTATGGAAAAATCACACATAATTATTTGCAGAAAAAAAGCATTGCAATATTTGtactaataattaatttatggAAAGAAAAGACATTAATGGAATTCTAGCGATGAACTTAACTTCAAATGTCATTTTCTACTAATCTATTCATAAACAGAGACCAGAGTTATTGAACTGTCATAGGGACTCCTTATTTATCACCACCAAATATTACATAATCGCTCCATGAGAAACATAGTATCACTATACAAAATTAAGAACCATACGAATAGTGACTTTGTTCCATTTTTGAAAAGTTAAATTTTCAGGCACAAATCattttgtatagtgacactaTGTTTATCAAGGAGCGtaatattgatacaatgaaTAGTCAAAGGATATTTGATCATAAAAGAAGTAATTTAACCAGATAATATGGAATTAAAATGGCTCTCAACCTAATATACTTATATTTGTCAGTAACAAAGTCTACAAACATACTAACAAAGTCTGCTTACTTACAATAGTATCCATATTACTTTGCACTTTATCTCCAACGGCATAGggtgtagttattaaattatcaaatCCTTTGACATTGAAGAAGGCCAAGGTATTTGGTGCTATACTGTCCAAGAATTCTGACAGATTATATGTCTCATATTCAGAGAGAGCATTATCAAAGAAAATGTTATTACAGGCTTTCTCTCC
This region includes:
- the LOC134679493 gene encoding DNA repair protein XRCC2, giving the protein MEKTKFKVESGIQLLTRLSTKKTTVDNFYPNLFQSGPKPGEVIEIFSNRSCSFLLIDMIIEAVLPIKFGGAEIGVLILNTDGHISLQALTAALQNKLHTHNVGLHEDDCAKVLNDMIDNIFILDVFEATQLYTTFQNLENILRKHNNISLCVIDTLTAFYWSEQSFKITKMDIYLRNLLRIVQKAVQGHEVTILYTRPEYFNSSKDLLENTEACADIPTTEKVNHRIQVFQNEDETFTANVRTSSDVTRKNFKIEFNKISWL
- the LOC134679492 gene encoding protein-serine O-palmitoleoyltransferase porcupine, which produces MYEEDDYIEENTWAYITLCGEPTLYEGLRFAKDLIIANIILRCIIQYVPIPHNVRHSVSLVIGTFLLYCNVGAAFVWTVGLAASSYIIILALSYLTKKHRGVIISVITIGYLLLCEVYVINPKMWQQIRGIQMIAAMKIISVAIDLDRNLFKSMINPVEFGGYMMCPANCILGPWISFHTYSTYLDVKFLSRRWIKLILINFALSMLFLVLSNCIVPWYVPDNITKWLVAYRDAQAFRMSHYFVSSMSVVTMLSAGFGLTNDCHSELTVTRPFFIELPRSLVQVVVYWNMPMHQWLKNYVFRTCQPFGHFVALLSTYVVSSLLHGLNFQLAAVLLSIGTFSYVEYNFRYKVASALEVCCLANPCTKACHHRHKKNSFLAVIINTVFSLTTIIHLAYLGVMFEASFSVQESGYSYNHTLSKWENLNYFSHGLVAFTYIIYLMM